One part of the Gadus macrocephalus chromosome 8, ASM3116895v1 genome encodes these proteins:
- the dpp9 gene encoding dipeptidyl peptidase 9 isoform X3, whose amino-acid sequence MHRVKKVKLCDNTEGIWKSSCVSVSMAAVDGLSDSTEVVEMEDVPSQFYVEKHSWDGLRDIIHCSRKYSGMIANKAPHDFQFVQKKEENGPHSHRLYYLGMPYGSRENSLLYSEIPKKIRKEALLVLSWKQMLDHFQATPHQGAYSREEELLRERKRLGAFGITSYDYHAKTGLFLFQASNSLFYCQDGGHNGFISSPIKPVEVKTHCSGTRMDPKICPGHPDFIAFVNSNDLWMANIKSGEERRLTFCHKGLDNVKEDPKSAGVATFVIQEEFDRFTGYWWSPSATEEPDGGKTMYLLYEEVDESEVEIIHVPSPALEERKADAYRYPRTGSKNPQATLKLAEIKTDHQGRIVSTQDKELVLPFTTLFPGTEYIARAGWTTNGKYGWAVLLDRCQRRLQLVLLPPALFIPVTDDPAQRLDSLQSLPGNTQPYIVYEETTDVWINVHDIFYPFVQTTDEEFTFIWVNESKTGFSHLYKTTSLLQPRSYHWAGDYQYIEGDFKCAIKEEVTLTSGEWEVLARHGSKIWVNEATKLVYFQGTRDTPLEHHLYVVSYEVPGDVVRLTKPGFSHSCSVSQNFDMFVSHYSNVSTPPCVHVYKLTGSEGNPLHMVPEFWASMMESPGCPGDYNPPEIFDFPGKSGFQLYGMVYKPHNLQPGRKHPTVLFVYGGPQVQLVNNSFKGMKYLRLNTLASLGYAVVVIDGRGSCQRGLEFEGALKNKLGQVEIEDQVEGLQFVAERYNFVDLSRVAIHGWSYGGFLSLMGLIQRPNVFKVAIAGAPVTVWMAYDTGYTERYMDIPENNQQGYEEGSVALHVDKLPSEPNRLLILHGFLDENVHFFHTNFLVSQIIRAGKPYQLQVYPNERHSIRCPESGEHYEIMLLYFLQQYL is encoded by the exons ATGCATAGAGTCAAGAAGGTCAAGCTTTGTGACAATACAGAAGGTATCTGGAAAAG CAGCTGTGTCAGTGTGAGCATGGCAGCAGTGGACGGGCTTTCAGACAGCACGGAGGTAGTGGAGATGGAGGACGTCCCGTCTCAGTTCTACGTGGAGAAGCACTCCTGGGACGGCTTGCGGGACATTATCCACTGCAGCAGGAAGTACTCGGGCATGATCGCCAACAAGGCACCGCACGACTTTCAGTTTGTGCAGAAGAAGGAAGAGAACGGCCCCCACTCCCACCGTCTTTACTACCTCG GAATGCCTTATGGAAGCAGAGAGAACTCGTTGCTCTACTCGGAGATCCCCAAGAAGATTCGCAAGGAGGCCCTCCTCGTGTTGTCATGGAAGCAGATGCTGGACCACTTTCAG GCCACCCCCCACCAGGGGGCGTACTCCCGTGAGGAAGAGTTATTGAGGGAGAGGAAGCGGCTGGGAGCGTTCGGCATCACGTCCTACGACTACCACGCCAAGACAGGCCTGTTCCTCTTCCAGGCCAGCAACAGCCTCTTCTACTGTCAGGACGGAGGCCACAACGGCTTCATT TCCTCTCCAATCAAGCCTGTGGAGGTGAAGACCCACTGCTCCGGGACCCGCATGGACCCCAAGATCTGCCCCGGGCACCCGGACTTCATCGCCTTCGTCAACAGCAACGACCTGTGGATGGCCAACATCAAGAGTGGAGAGGAGCGCAGGCTCACCTTCTGCCACAAAG GTCTGGACAACGTCAAAGAGGACCCAAAGTCAGCGGGCGTGGCCACGTTTGTCATCCAGGAGGAGTTTGACCGTTTCACCGGCTACTGGTGGAGCCCCTCAGCCACAGaag AGCCCGACGGAGGGAAGACTATGTACCTGCTGTACGAGGAGGTGGACGAGAGCGAGGTGGAGATTATACATGTCCCCTCCCCTgccctggaggagaggaaggccGACGCCTACAGATACCCCCGCACAG GTAGTAAAAATCCCCAGGCCACCCTTAAACTGGCTGAGATCAAGACGGATCACCAAGGCAGG aTCGTCAGCACGCAAGACAAAGAGCTGGTCCTCCCCTTCACCACACTCTTTCCCGGCACAGAGTACATCGCCAGAGCCGGCTGGACGACTAACGGCAAATA cggcTGGGCAGTGCTGCTGGACCGCTGTCAGAGGAGGCTCcagctggtgctgctgcccCCGGCCCTCTTCATCCCCGTCACCGACGACCCCGCGCAGAGACTGGACAGCCTGCAGAGTCTGCCCGGCAACACGCAGCCCTACATCGTGTACGAGGAGACCACGGACGTGTGGATAAAC GTTCACGATATCTTCTACCCGTTCGTTCAGACCACGGACGAAGAGTTCACTTTCATTTGGGTCAACGAGTCCAAGACGGGCTTCAGCCATCTGTATAAAACCACCTCCCTGTTGCAGCCGCGTTCCTACCACTGGGCCGGGGACTACCAGTACATAGAGG gggatTTCAAATGTGCAATCAAGGAGGAGGTGACGCTGACAAGTGGAGAGTGGGAGGTTCTGGCCCGCCACGGCTCCAAG ATCTGGGTGAACGAGGCCACCAAGCTGGTGTACTTCCAGGGCACCCGGGACACGCCCCTGGAGCACCACCTGTATGTGGTCAGCTACGAGGTGCCCGGCGACGTGGTGCGACTCACCAAGCCCGGCTTCTCCCACAGCTGCTCCGTCAGCCAG AACTTTGACATGTTCGTCAGCCACTACAGTAACGTGAGCACGCCCCCCTGCGTGCACGTCTACAAGCTGACCGGCTCGGAGGGCAACCCCTTGCACATGGTGCCTGAGTTCTGGGCCAGCATGATGGAGTCACCAG GTTGCCCAGGCGACTACAACCCGCCAGAGATCTTTGACTTCCCGGGGAAGTCTGGCTTCCAGCTGTACGGCATGGTGTACAAGCCCCACAACCTGCAGCCCGGCCGGAAGCACCCCACCGTGCTGTTTGTCTACGGGGGGCCCCAG gTCCAGCTGGTGAACAACTCCTTCAAGGGGATGAAGTATCTGCGTCTGAACACGCTGGCCTCGCTGGGCTATGCCGTGGTGGTCATCGACGGCAGGGGGTCCTGCCAGCGGGGCCTGGAGTTCGAAGGGGCGCTGAAGAACAAACTG ggccagGTGGAGATCGAGGACCAGGTGGAGGGGCTCCAGTTCGTGGCGGAGAGGTACAACTTTGTGGACCTGAGCCGCGTGGCCATCCACGGCTGGTCCTACGGGGGCTTCCTGTCCCTCATGGGCCTCATCCAGAGGCCCAACGTCTTcaag GTGGCCATCGCGGGCGCCCCGGTGACGGTGTGGATGGCGTACGACACAGGCTACACGGAGCGCTACATGGACATCCCCGAGAACAACCAGCAGGGCTACGAGGAGGGCTCGGTGGCCCTGCACGTGGACAAACTGCCCAGCGA GCCCAACCGGTTGCTGATTCTCCATGGATTCCTGGACGAGAACGTGCACTTTTTCCACACCAATTTCCTCGTGTCGCAGATCATCCGCGCTGGGAAGCCCTACCAGCTGCAG GTGTACCCCAACGAGCGCCACAGTATTCGCTGTCCCGAGTCGGGGGAGCACTACGAGATCATGCTGCTGTACTTTTTACAACAATACCTCTAA
- the dpp9 gene encoding dipeptidyl peptidase 9 isoform X2, producing MHRVKKVKLCDNTEGIWKSCVSVSMAAVDGLSDSTEVVEMEDVPSQFYVEKHSWDGLRDIIHCSRKYSGMIANKAPHDFQFVQKKEENGPHSHRLYYLGMPYGSRENSLLYSEIPKKIRKEALLVLSWKQMLDHFQATPHQGAYSREEELLRERKRLGAFGITSYDYHAKTGLFLFQASNSLFYCQDGGHNGFIQSSPIKPVEVKTHCSGTRMDPKICPGHPDFIAFVNSNDLWMANIKSGEERRLTFCHKGLDNVKEDPKSAGVATFVIQEEFDRFTGYWWSPSATEEPDGGKTMYLLYEEVDESEVEIIHVPSPALEERKADAYRYPRTGSKNPQATLKLAEIKTDHQGRIVSTQDKELVLPFTTLFPGTEYIARAGWTTNGKYGWAVLLDRCQRRLQLVLLPPALFIPVTDDPAQRLDSLQSLPGNTQPYIVYEETTDVWINVHDIFYPFVQTTDEEFTFIWVNESKTGFSHLYKTTSLLQPRSYHWAGDYQYIEGDFKCAIKEEVTLTSGEWEVLARHGSKIWVNEATKLVYFQGTRDTPLEHHLYVVSYEVPGDVVRLTKPGFSHSCSVSQNFDMFVSHYSNVSTPPCVHVYKLTGSEGNPLHMVPEFWASMMESPGCPGDYNPPEIFDFPGKSGFQLYGMVYKPHNLQPGRKHPTVLFVYGGPQVQLVNNSFKGMKYLRLNTLASLGYAVVVIDGRGSCQRGLEFEGALKNKLGQVEIEDQVEGLQFVAERYNFVDLSRVAIHGWSYGGFLSLMGLIQRPNVFKVAIAGAPVTVWMAYDTGYTERYMDIPENNQQGYEEGSVALHVDKLPSEPNRLLILHGFLDENVHFFHTNFLVSQIIRAGKPYQLQVYPNERHSIRCPESGEHYEIMLLYFLQQYL from the exons ATGCATAGAGTCAAGAAGGTCAAGCTTTGTGACAATACAGAAGGTATCTGGAAAAG CTGTGTCAGTGTGAGCATGGCAGCAGTGGACGGGCTTTCAGACAGCACGGAGGTAGTGGAGATGGAGGACGTCCCGTCTCAGTTCTACGTGGAGAAGCACTCCTGGGACGGCTTGCGGGACATTATCCACTGCAGCAGGAAGTACTCGGGCATGATCGCCAACAAGGCACCGCACGACTTTCAGTTTGTGCAGAAGAAGGAAGAGAACGGCCCCCACTCCCACCGTCTTTACTACCTCG GAATGCCTTATGGAAGCAGAGAGAACTCGTTGCTCTACTCGGAGATCCCCAAGAAGATTCGCAAGGAGGCCCTCCTCGTGTTGTCATGGAAGCAGATGCTGGACCACTTTCAG GCCACCCCCCACCAGGGGGCGTACTCCCGTGAGGAAGAGTTATTGAGGGAGAGGAAGCGGCTGGGAGCGTTCGGCATCACGTCCTACGACTACCACGCCAAGACAGGCCTGTTCCTCTTCCAGGCCAGCAACAGCCTCTTCTACTGTCAGGACGGAGGCCACAACGGCTTCATT CAGTCCTCTCCAATCAAGCCTGTGGAGGTGAAGACCCACTGCTCCGGGACCCGCATGGACCCCAAGATCTGCCCCGGGCACCCGGACTTCATCGCCTTCGTCAACAGCAACGACCTGTGGATGGCCAACATCAAGAGTGGAGAGGAGCGCAGGCTCACCTTCTGCCACAAAG GTCTGGACAACGTCAAAGAGGACCCAAAGTCAGCGGGCGTGGCCACGTTTGTCATCCAGGAGGAGTTTGACCGTTTCACCGGCTACTGGTGGAGCCCCTCAGCCACAGaag AGCCCGACGGAGGGAAGACTATGTACCTGCTGTACGAGGAGGTGGACGAGAGCGAGGTGGAGATTATACATGTCCCCTCCCCTgccctggaggagaggaaggccGACGCCTACAGATACCCCCGCACAG GTAGTAAAAATCCCCAGGCCACCCTTAAACTGGCTGAGATCAAGACGGATCACCAAGGCAGG aTCGTCAGCACGCAAGACAAAGAGCTGGTCCTCCCCTTCACCACACTCTTTCCCGGCACAGAGTACATCGCCAGAGCCGGCTGGACGACTAACGGCAAATA cggcTGGGCAGTGCTGCTGGACCGCTGTCAGAGGAGGCTCcagctggtgctgctgcccCCGGCCCTCTTCATCCCCGTCACCGACGACCCCGCGCAGAGACTGGACAGCCTGCAGAGTCTGCCCGGCAACACGCAGCCCTACATCGTGTACGAGGAGACCACGGACGTGTGGATAAAC GTTCACGATATCTTCTACCCGTTCGTTCAGACCACGGACGAAGAGTTCACTTTCATTTGGGTCAACGAGTCCAAGACGGGCTTCAGCCATCTGTATAAAACCACCTCCCTGTTGCAGCCGCGTTCCTACCACTGGGCCGGGGACTACCAGTACATAGAGG gggatTTCAAATGTGCAATCAAGGAGGAGGTGACGCTGACAAGTGGAGAGTGGGAGGTTCTGGCCCGCCACGGCTCCAAG ATCTGGGTGAACGAGGCCACCAAGCTGGTGTACTTCCAGGGCACCCGGGACACGCCCCTGGAGCACCACCTGTATGTGGTCAGCTACGAGGTGCCCGGCGACGTGGTGCGACTCACCAAGCCCGGCTTCTCCCACAGCTGCTCCGTCAGCCAG AACTTTGACATGTTCGTCAGCCACTACAGTAACGTGAGCACGCCCCCCTGCGTGCACGTCTACAAGCTGACCGGCTCGGAGGGCAACCCCTTGCACATGGTGCCTGAGTTCTGGGCCAGCATGATGGAGTCACCAG GTTGCCCAGGCGACTACAACCCGCCAGAGATCTTTGACTTCCCGGGGAAGTCTGGCTTCCAGCTGTACGGCATGGTGTACAAGCCCCACAACCTGCAGCCCGGCCGGAAGCACCCCACCGTGCTGTTTGTCTACGGGGGGCCCCAG gTCCAGCTGGTGAACAACTCCTTCAAGGGGATGAAGTATCTGCGTCTGAACACGCTGGCCTCGCTGGGCTATGCCGTGGTGGTCATCGACGGCAGGGGGTCCTGCCAGCGGGGCCTGGAGTTCGAAGGGGCGCTGAAGAACAAACTG ggccagGTGGAGATCGAGGACCAGGTGGAGGGGCTCCAGTTCGTGGCGGAGAGGTACAACTTTGTGGACCTGAGCCGCGTGGCCATCCACGGCTGGTCCTACGGGGGCTTCCTGTCCCTCATGGGCCTCATCCAGAGGCCCAACGTCTTcaag GTGGCCATCGCGGGCGCCCCGGTGACGGTGTGGATGGCGTACGACACAGGCTACACGGAGCGCTACATGGACATCCCCGAGAACAACCAGCAGGGCTACGAGGAGGGCTCGGTGGCCCTGCACGTGGACAAACTGCCCAGCGA GCCCAACCGGTTGCTGATTCTCCATGGATTCCTGGACGAGAACGTGCACTTTTTCCACACCAATTTCCTCGTGTCGCAGATCATCCGCGCTGGGAAGCCCTACCAGCTGCAG GTGTACCCCAACGAGCGCCACAGTATTCGCTGTCCCGAGTCGGGGGAGCACTACGAGATCATGCTGCTGTACTTTTTACAACAATACCTCTAA
- the cnn2 gene encoding calponin-2, with protein sequence MSAGFNRGPSYGFSAEVKNKIAQKYDHQKEEELRVWIEDVTGCSIGPDFQKGLKNGVTLCQLINKLQPGSVKKINQSSMNWHQLENLTTFTKAITMYGLRPHDIFEANDLFESGNMTQVQTTLLALASMAKTKGCQPRVDIGIKYADKQERAFDEEKMKAGQCVIGLQMGTNKLASQAGMNAYGTRRHLYDHKSQTLAPMDSSTISLQMGTNKGASQAGMTAPGTRRAIYDQKLGTDKCDNTTTSLQMGSNQGASQKGQNFGLGRQIYDAKYCPAGGEAAEGEEMAGSAREYIPDYQDEGYQGYQEEEPRVYPDDGTDY encoded by the exons ATTGCCCAGAAGTATGACcatcagaaggaggaggagctcagGGTGTGGATAGAGGATGTGACCGGCTGCTCTATCGGGCCAGACTTCCAGAAGGGTCTAAAGAATGGCGTCACACTCTGTCA GCTGATAAACAAACTTCAGCCAGGCTCTGTGAAAAAGATCAACCAGTCTTCCATGAACTGGCATCAG CTGGAGAACCTGACTACCTTCACCAAAGCCATCACCATGTACGGCCTGAGGCCTCATGATATATTTGAGGCAAATGATCTGTTTGAGAGCGGCAACATGACGCAGGTCCAGACTACACTGTTGGCGCTCGCTAGCATG GCAAAGACCAAGGGCTGCCAGCCCCGGGTGGACATCGGCATCAAGTACGCCGACAAGCAGGAGCGGGCCTTCGACGAGGAGAAGATGAAGGCGGGCCAGTGCGTCATCGGCCTGCAG ATGGGAACCAACAAGTTAGCCAGCCAGGCGGGCATGAACGCATACGGCACCAGGAGACACCTGTACGACCACAAGTCCCAGACCCTGGCCCCCATGGACAGCTCTACCATCAGCCTGCAGATGGGCACCAACAAGGGAGCCAGCCAG GCCGGCATGACCGCCCCGGGTACGAGGCGCGCCATCTACGACCAGAAGCTGGGAACAGACAAGTGCGACAACACCACCACGTCCCTGCAGATGGGCTCCAACCAGGGCGCCAGTCAGAAGGGCCAGAACTTCGGCCTGGGACGGCAGATCTATGACGCCAAGTACTGCCCGGCGGGCGGCGAGGCGGCGGAGGGCGAGGAGATGGCCGGCAGCGCCAGGGAGTACATCCCCGATTACCAGGACGAAGGCTACCAGGGttaccaggaggaggagccgcgGGTGTACCCCGACGATGGGACCGACTAttag
- the rps15 gene encoding 40S ribosomal protein S15 has product MADVEIKKKRTFRKFTYRGVDLDQLLDMSYEQLMQLYCARQRRRLNRGLRRKQQSLLKRLRKAKKEAPPMEKPEVVKTHLRDMVILPEMVGSMVGVYNGKTFNQVEIKPEMCGHYLGEFSITYKPVKHGRPGIGATHSSRFIPLK; this is encoded by the exons ATG GCGGACGTTGAGATCAAGAAGAAGCGTACCTTCAGGAAGTTCACCTACAGAGGTGTGGACCTGGACCAGCTCCTGGATATGTCCTA TGAGCAGCTTATGCAGCTGTACTGCGCCCGCCAGAGGAGAAGGCTTAACCGTGGCCTTCGCCGCAAGCAGCAGTCCCTCCTGAAGCGCCTGCGCAAGGCCAAGAAGGAGGCTCCCCCAATGGAGAAGCCGGAGGTGGTCAAGACTCACTTGAGAGACATGGTCATCCTACCCGAGATGGTTGGCTCAATGGTCGGCGTGTACAACGGAAAGACCTTCAACCAGGTGGAAATCAAG cctGAGATGTGTGGCCACTACCTGGGAGAGTTCTCCATCACCTACAAGCCGGTCAAGCACGGTCGCCCTGGTATTGGAGCTACACACTCTTCTCGTTTCATCCCTCTGAAGTAG
- the dpp9 gene encoding dipeptidyl peptidase 9 isoform X1 has protein sequence MHRVKKVKLCDNTEGIWKSSCVSVSMAAVDGLSDSTEVVEMEDVPSQFYVEKHSWDGLRDIIHCSRKYSGMIANKAPHDFQFVQKKEENGPHSHRLYYLGMPYGSRENSLLYSEIPKKIRKEALLVLSWKQMLDHFQATPHQGAYSREEELLRERKRLGAFGITSYDYHAKTGLFLFQASNSLFYCQDGGHNGFIQSSPIKPVEVKTHCSGTRMDPKICPGHPDFIAFVNSNDLWMANIKSGEERRLTFCHKGLDNVKEDPKSAGVATFVIQEEFDRFTGYWWSPSATEEPDGGKTMYLLYEEVDESEVEIIHVPSPALEERKADAYRYPRTGSKNPQATLKLAEIKTDHQGRIVSTQDKELVLPFTTLFPGTEYIARAGWTTNGKYGWAVLLDRCQRRLQLVLLPPALFIPVTDDPAQRLDSLQSLPGNTQPYIVYEETTDVWINVHDIFYPFVQTTDEEFTFIWVNESKTGFSHLYKTTSLLQPRSYHWAGDYQYIEGDFKCAIKEEVTLTSGEWEVLARHGSKIWVNEATKLVYFQGTRDTPLEHHLYVVSYEVPGDVVRLTKPGFSHSCSVSQNFDMFVSHYSNVSTPPCVHVYKLTGSEGNPLHMVPEFWASMMESPGCPGDYNPPEIFDFPGKSGFQLYGMVYKPHNLQPGRKHPTVLFVYGGPQVQLVNNSFKGMKYLRLNTLASLGYAVVVIDGRGSCQRGLEFEGALKNKLGQVEIEDQVEGLQFVAERYNFVDLSRVAIHGWSYGGFLSLMGLIQRPNVFKVAIAGAPVTVWMAYDTGYTERYMDIPENNQQGYEEGSVALHVDKLPSEPNRLLILHGFLDENVHFFHTNFLVSQIIRAGKPYQLQVYPNERHSIRCPESGEHYEIMLLYFLQQYL, from the exons ATGCATAGAGTCAAGAAGGTCAAGCTTTGTGACAATACAGAAGGTATCTGGAAAAG CAGCTGTGTCAGTGTGAGCATGGCAGCAGTGGACGGGCTTTCAGACAGCACGGAGGTAGTGGAGATGGAGGACGTCCCGTCTCAGTTCTACGTGGAGAAGCACTCCTGGGACGGCTTGCGGGACATTATCCACTGCAGCAGGAAGTACTCGGGCATGATCGCCAACAAGGCACCGCACGACTTTCAGTTTGTGCAGAAGAAGGAAGAGAACGGCCCCCACTCCCACCGTCTTTACTACCTCG GAATGCCTTATGGAAGCAGAGAGAACTCGTTGCTCTACTCGGAGATCCCCAAGAAGATTCGCAAGGAGGCCCTCCTCGTGTTGTCATGGAAGCAGATGCTGGACCACTTTCAG GCCACCCCCCACCAGGGGGCGTACTCCCGTGAGGAAGAGTTATTGAGGGAGAGGAAGCGGCTGGGAGCGTTCGGCATCACGTCCTACGACTACCACGCCAAGACAGGCCTGTTCCTCTTCCAGGCCAGCAACAGCCTCTTCTACTGTCAGGACGGAGGCCACAACGGCTTCATT CAGTCCTCTCCAATCAAGCCTGTGGAGGTGAAGACCCACTGCTCCGGGACCCGCATGGACCCCAAGATCTGCCCCGGGCACCCGGACTTCATCGCCTTCGTCAACAGCAACGACCTGTGGATGGCCAACATCAAGAGTGGAGAGGAGCGCAGGCTCACCTTCTGCCACAAAG GTCTGGACAACGTCAAAGAGGACCCAAAGTCAGCGGGCGTGGCCACGTTTGTCATCCAGGAGGAGTTTGACCGTTTCACCGGCTACTGGTGGAGCCCCTCAGCCACAGaag AGCCCGACGGAGGGAAGACTATGTACCTGCTGTACGAGGAGGTGGACGAGAGCGAGGTGGAGATTATACATGTCCCCTCCCCTgccctggaggagaggaaggccGACGCCTACAGATACCCCCGCACAG GTAGTAAAAATCCCCAGGCCACCCTTAAACTGGCTGAGATCAAGACGGATCACCAAGGCAGG aTCGTCAGCACGCAAGACAAAGAGCTGGTCCTCCCCTTCACCACACTCTTTCCCGGCACAGAGTACATCGCCAGAGCCGGCTGGACGACTAACGGCAAATA cggcTGGGCAGTGCTGCTGGACCGCTGTCAGAGGAGGCTCcagctggtgctgctgcccCCGGCCCTCTTCATCCCCGTCACCGACGACCCCGCGCAGAGACTGGACAGCCTGCAGAGTCTGCCCGGCAACACGCAGCCCTACATCGTGTACGAGGAGACCACGGACGTGTGGATAAAC GTTCACGATATCTTCTACCCGTTCGTTCAGACCACGGACGAAGAGTTCACTTTCATTTGGGTCAACGAGTCCAAGACGGGCTTCAGCCATCTGTATAAAACCACCTCCCTGTTGCAGCCGCGTTCCTACCACTGGGCCGGGGACTACCAGTACATAGAGG gggatTTCAAATGTGCAATCAAGGAGGAGGTGACGCTGACAAGTGGAGAGTGGGAGGTTCTGGCCCGCCACGGCTCCAAG ATCTGGGTGAACGAGGCCACCAAGCTGGTGTACTTCCAGGGCACCCGGGACACGCCCCTGGAGCACCACCTGTATGTGGTCAGCTACGAGGTGCCCGGCGACGTGGTGCGACTCACCAAGCCCGGCTTCTCCCACAGCTGCTCCGTCAGCCAG AACTTTGACATGTTCGTCAGCCACTACAGTAACGTGAGCACGCCCCCCTGCGTGCACGTCTACAAGCTGACCGGCTCGGAGGGCAACCCCTTGCACATGGTGCCTGAGTTCTGGGCCAGCATGATGGAGTCACCAG GTTGCCCAGGCGACTACAACCCGCCAGAGATCTTTGACTTCCCGGGGAAGTCTGGCTTCCAGCTGTACGGCATGGTGTACAAGCCCCACAACCTGCAGCCCGGCCGGAAGCACCCCACCGTGCTGTTTGTCTACGGGGGGCCCCAG gTCCAGCTGGTGAACAACTCCTTCAAGGGGATGAAGTATCTGCGTCTGAACACGCTGGCCTCGCTGGGCTATGCCGTGGTGGTCATCGACGGCAGGGGGTCCTGCCAGCGGGGCCTGGAGTTCGAAGGGGCGCTGAAGAACAAACTG ggccagGTGGAGATCGAGGACCAGGTGGAGGGGCTCCAGTTCGTGGCGGAGAGGTACAACTTTGTGGACCTGAGCCGCGTGGCCATCCACGGCTGGTCCTACGGGGGCTTCCTGTCCCTCATGGGCCTCATCCAGAGGCCCAACGTCTTcaag GTGGCCATCGCGGGCGCCCCGGTGACGGTGTGGATGGCGTACGACACAGGCTACACGGAGCGCTACATGGACATCCCCGAGAACAACCAGCAGGGCTACGAGGAGGGCTCGGTGGCCCTGCACGTGGACAAACTGCCCAGCGA GCCCAACCGGTTGCTGATTCTCCATGGATTCCTGGACGAGAACGTGCACTTTTTCCACACCAATTTCCTCGTGTCGCAGATCATCCGCGCTGGGAAGCCCTACCAGCTGCAG GTGTACCCCAACGAGCGCCACAGTATTCGCTGTCCCGAGTCGGGGGAGCACTACGAGATCATGCTGCTGTACTTTTTACAACAATACCTCTAA